From Novosphingobium decolorationis, one genomic window encodes:
- a CDS encoding tetratricopeptide repeat-containing sulfotransferase family protein — protein sequence MASRDPNPAPSSLDEAAVLKEAREAMQRGQFAPALGVLAPLLDAGEPSAEGLYMAAVACRYLKRFAEAESHLSALSAAQPEYGRAWQEAGHLARDRGDVPGALRAYARATRYNPVLDASWRAQADLLARTGRSVEAAQARTQAERIAALPRELLAVSNHLHEGRLLRAEEICRAYLRTHRTDIEGMRLLAEIASRLGILDDAEFLLESAVTFSPDTVQLRLDYIQVLRKRQKFTQALEQAEALHTRDPESPVFASHLAIEAMQTGDYARAFALFDAVLDKLPQDPATLTSKGHALKTTGAQDEAVASYRAAIAAKPEHGDAWYALANLKTWRFSEDERARMEDLLAQPDLAFMDRVHLTFAAAKAAEDEGLHAQAFAHYAHGNELKLRQSRYDADRMHTEIAAQIEACTSELFARQGGKGHAASDPIFIVGLPRAGSTLLEQILASHPMIDGTLELPDILATAHRLRGRKASAPRYPQILHELSAEQLEGLGRSYIENTRIHRQGAPLFIDKMPNNFRHIGLIHLILPNAKIIDARRDAMDCCFSGFKQLFAEGQEFTYGLAEIGRYYRDYVALMEHWDQVLPGRVLRVQHEDVLDDLEGQVRRMLDYIGVPFDPACLDFHKTDRAVRTASSEQVRRPISRAGVGAWKPYEEWLGPLRTALEG from the coding sequence ATGGCATCGCGTGACCCCAATCCCGCTCCTTCCTCCCTTGATGAAGCCGCCGTGCTGAAAGAGGCCCGGGAGGCCATGCAGCGCGGCCAGTTCGCGCCCGCGCTGGGGGTATTGGCGCCCCTTCTCGACGCCGGGGAGCCGAGCGCCGAAGGGCTCTACATGGCCGCCGTCGCGTGCCGTTACCTCAAGCGCTTCGCCGAGGCTGAAAGTCACCTTTCCGCCCTGTCCGCCGCGCAGCCTGAATATGGCCGCGCCTGGCAGGAAGCGGGCCATCTCGCCCGCGACCGGGGCGATGTGCCGGGAGCCCTGCGCGCCTACGCCCGCGCGACCCGCTACAACCCGGTACTCGACGCCAGCTGGCGCGCGCAGGCCGATCTTCTCGCCCGCACCGGACGAAGCGTCGAGGCCGCGCAGGCCCGCACCCAGGCCGAGCGCATCGCGGCCCTTCCCCGTGAGCTTCTGGCCGTCTCCAATCACCTCCACGAAGGCCGCCTGCTACGCGCCGAGGAGATCTGCCGGGCCTACCTCCGGACCCACCGCACCGACATCGAGGGCATGCGCCTGCTGGCCGAAATCGCCAGCCGCCTTGGCATCCTCGACGACGCGGAGTTTCTTTTGGAAAGTGCGGTTACTTTTTCTCCCGACACTGTGCAGCTGCGGCTCGACTACATCCAGGTCCTGCGCAAGCGCCAGAAATTCACGCAGGCGCTGGAGCAGGCCGAAGCCCTCCACACCCGCGATCCCGAAAGCCCCGTCTTCGCCTCGCACCTCGCCATCGAGGCCATGCAGACCGGCGACTACGCCCGCGCCTTCGCCCTGTTCGACGCGGTGCTGGACAAGCTCCCCCAGGACCCCGCCACGCTCACCAGCAAGGGCCATGCGCTCAAGACCACCGGCGCGCAGGACGAAGCCGTCGCCTCCTACCGCGCCGCCATCGCCGCCAAGCCCGAACACGGCGATGCCTGGTACGCGCTGGCCAACCTCAAGACCTGGCGCTTTTCCGAGGACGAGCGCGCGCGCATGGAAGACCTGCTGGCTCAGCCCGACCTTGCCTTCATGGACCGCGTCCACCTGACCTTCGCCGCCGCCAAGGCCGCCGAGGACGAAGGGCTTCATGCGCAGGCCTTTGCCCACTACGCGCACGGCAACGAGCTCAAGCTGCGCCAGAGCCGTTATGATGCGGACCGCATGCACACAGAGATCGCCGCGCAGATCGAGGCCTGCACGTCCGAACTCTTCGCGCGCCAGGGGGGCAAGGGCCACGCCGCGTCGGACCCGATCTTTATCGTGGGCCTGCCGCGCGCGGGCTCGACCCTGCTCGAACAGATTCTTGCCTCGCACCCGATGATCGACGGCACGCTGGAGCTGCCCGACATCCTTGCCACCGCGCACCGCCTGCGTGGCCGCAAGGCGAGCGCGCCCCGCTACCCGCAGATCCTGCATGAACTGTCGGCGGAGCAGCTGGAGGGGCTGGGCAGGAGCTACATCGAGAACACCCGCATCCACCGCCAGGGCGCGCCGCTGTTCATCGACAAGATGCCCAACAACTTCCGGCATATCGGCCTCATCCACCTGATCCTCCCCAACGCGAAGATCATCGATGCGCGCCGTGATGCGATGGATTGCTGCTTCTCTGGCTTCAAGCAGCTCTTCGCCGAGGGCCAGGAGTTTACCTATGGCCTCGCCGAAATCGGCCGCTACTACCGCGACTACGTGGCGCTGATGGAGCACTGGGACCAAGTGCTTCCCGGCCGTGTCCTGCGCGTCCAACACGAGGACGTGCTCGACGATCTGGAAGGCCAGGTGCGCCGCATGCTGGACTATATCGGGGTCCCCTTCGATCCGGCCTGCCTGGACTTTCACAAAACCGACCGCGCGGTGCGCACGGCCAGCTCCGAACAGGTCCGCCGCCCCATCTCGCGCGCGGGCGTGGGGGCGTGGAAGCCGTACGAAGAATGGCTCGGTCCGCTGCGCACGGCTCTGGAAGGCTGA
- a CDS encoding PHA/PHB synthase family protein codes for MTSPAPAPGSTGASSSPREPLDGIAQTLDRSASAAIAQATSGLSPATMILAATDWALHLASAPGKQMQLAAKAGGKALRLMGYTARATRDPETPRVVEPLPQDRRFQGPEWHEAPYNVWAQAFLLNQQWWEAATTGIGGVSKHHEDMVSFAARQILDIFAPTNFIATNPVLQKRIAETGGKCLADGLDYFFEDMRRYLTGRPAAGTEAFEVGTDVAAADGKVVYRNRLIELIQYAPTTETVRPEPVLIVPAWIMKYYILDLSTRNSLVEWLRAQGYTVFMISWHNPDGHDRDLDMDDYRRLGPLAALDAISAITGAAKIHGAGYCLGGTLLSIAAAAMAREGDERLASLTLLAAQTEFSEPGELGLFIDESQLHVLENMMWSRGYLESDQMGGAFQILRSNDLIWSHMLQTYLMGERADINDLMAWNADGTRMPYAMHSEYLRKLFLHDDLAEGRFRVDGHVVTMEDITVPVFAVGTERDHVAPWRSVYKIHLLTNTAVTFVLTSGGHNAGIVSEPGHPHRHYRIATHPHPNGNLAPEEWCERAALKDGSWWLDWGAWLDANSGEPTAPPPLGNADKGYPPLCNAPGRYVLEK; via the coding sequence ATGACTTCTCCCGCCCCCGCGCCCGGATCGACCGGCGCGTCCTCATCCCCGCGCGAGCCGCTGGATGGCATTGCCCAGACGCTCGACCGCTCGGCCTCGGCGGCAATTGCCCAGGCGACCAGCGGGCTTTCGCCGGCCACCATGATCCTCGCGGCAACCGACTGGGCGCTCCACCTCGCTTCGGCACCCGGCAAGCAGATGCAGCTTGCCGCCAAGGCCGGGGGCAAGGCGCTGCGCCTGATGGGCTACACCGCGCGCGCCACCCGCGACCCGGAGACCCCGCGCGTGGTCGAGCCCCTGCCGCAGGACCGACGCTTCCAGGGCCCCGAATGGCATGAGGCACCCTACAACGTGTGGGCCCAGGCCTTCCTCCTCAACCAGCAGTGGTGGGAAGCGGCGACGACCGGCATCGGCGGCGTCTCGAAGCACCACGAGGACATGGTCTCCTTCGCCGCGCGGCAGATCCTCGACATCTTCGCCCCCACCAATTTCATCGCCACCAACCCGGTGCTGCAGAAGCGCATCGCCGAGACCGGGGGCAAGTGCCTTGCCGACGGGCTCGACTACTTCTTCGAGGACATGCGCCGCTACCTGACCGGACGCCCCGCCGCGGGCACCGAAGCCTTCGAGGTCGGCACCGACGTTGCAGCCGCGGACGGCAAGGTCGTCTACCGCAACCGCCTCATCGAACTCATCCAGTACGCCCCCACGACCGAGACGGTCCGGCCCGAGCCGGTGCTGATCGTGCCCGCCTGGATCATGAAGTACTACATCCTCGATCTCTCGACCCGCAACTCGCTGGTCGAGTGGCTGCGCGCGCAAGGCTATACCGTCTTCATGATCTCGTGGCACAACCCCGATGGCCACGACCGGGACCTCGACATGGACGACTACCGGCGCCTGGGTCCTCTCGCCGCGCTCGACGCCATCAGCGCGATCACGGGCGCTGCGAAGATCCACGGCGCAGGCTATTGTCTGGGCGGCACGCTCCTTTCCATCGCGGCCGCCGCCATGGCGCGCGAGGGGGATGAACGCCTCGCCAGCCTCACCCTCCTGGCCGCGCAGACCGAGTTCAGCGAGCCGGGCGAGCTGGGCCTCTTCATCGACGAGAGCCAGCTTCATGTGCTGGAGAACATGATGTGGAGCCGGGGCTATCTGGAGAGCGACCAGATGGGCGGCGCCTTCCAGATCCTGCGCTCGAACGACCTCATCTGGTCGCATATGCTCCAGACCTACCTGATGGGCGAGCGGGCCGACATCAACGACCTCATGGCCTGGAACGCGGACGGCACGCGCATGCCCTATGCCATGCACAGCGAGTACTTGCGCAAGCTCTTCCTCCACGACGATCTGGCCGAAGGGCGTTTCCGCGTCGATGGCCATGTCGTGACGATGGAGGACATTACGGTCCCCGTCTTCGCCGTGGGCACCGAGCGCGACCACGTGGCGCCCTGGCGCTCGGTCTACAAGATCCACCTTCTCACCAATACGGCGGTGACCTTCGTGCTGACGAGCGGGGGGCACAACGCCGGAATCGTTTCCGAACCGGGCCATCCCCACCGCCACTACCGCATCGCCACCCATCCTCATCCCAACGGTAATCTCGCGCCCGAGGAATGGTGCGAGCGCGCCGCGCTCAAGGACGGATCGTGGTGGCTCGACTGGGGCGCCTGGCTCGATGCCAACTCGGGCGAGCCGACCGCGCCGCCCCCGCTGGGCAACGCGGACAAGGGCTATCCCCCCTTGTGCAACGCGCCCGGCCGCTACGTGCTCGAGAAATAG
- a CDS encoding bifunctional enoyl-CoA hydratase/phosphate acetyltransferase — MSTDQTITNRTFDEIAVGDSASVVRTLTQRDIHLFALVSGDVNPAHVDIDYAEHDMFHKVIAHGMWGAGLISAVLGTELPGPGTIYLGQSLRFTAPVALGDTITATVTVTERREDKKRLKLDCTCTNQEGTTVITGEASVIAPTERVARPRVALPDIRLSDHGQYQRLIEAAKGGANVPTAVVHPCSATAITAACESAEAGFIAPILVGPRARIEEAAEKAGKDISAMRIVESAHSHQSAQRAVELVHAGEAQLLMKGALHTDELMGAVVARSGGLRTERRISHAYVMDVPGHAEPIIITDAAINIAPDLACKADIIRNAIDLAHVIGKETPRVAILAAVETVNPAMPATLDAAALCKMADRGQITGGLLDGPLAFDNAVSESAAREKGIVSPVAGKADILVVPDLEAGNMLAKQLTFLSDADAAGVVLGARVPMILTSRADSLRTRLASCAVAVLMARAQTMAAPGLAE, encoded by the coding sequence ATGTCGACCGACCAGACCATTACCAACCGCACGTTCGACGAGATCGCCGTAGGGGACAGCGCCAGCGTCGTCCGCACGCTCACCCAGCGCGACATCCACCTCTTCGCGCTCGTCTCGGGCGACGTGAACCCGGCCCATGTCGATATCGACTATGCCGAGCACGACATGTTCCACAAGGTGATCGCCCATGGCATGTGGGGCGCGGGCCTGATCTCAGCGGTCCTGGGCACCGAGCTTCCGGGCCCCGGCACGATCTACCTCGGCCAATCGCTGCGCTTCACCGCGCCGGTGGCGCTGGGCGACACGATCACCGCCACGGTCACCGTCACCGAACGGCGTGAGGACAAGAAGCGCCTCAAGCTCGACTGCACCTGCACCAACCAGGAGGGCACCACCGTCATCACCGGCGAGGCCAGCGTCATCGCCCCGACCGAACGCGTTGCGCGCCCGCGCGTCGCCCTGCCCGACATCCGCCTTTCCGACCACGGCCAGTACCAGCGCCTGATCGAGGCCGCCAAGGGCGGTGCGAACGTCCCCACCGCCGTCGTCCACCCCTGCTCGGCCACTGCAATCACCGCGGCCTGCGAATCCGCCGAGGCAGGCTTCATCGCCCCCATCCTCGTCGGCCCTCGTGCGCGCATCGAAGAGGCTGCCGAGAAGGCGGGCAAGGACATCTCGGCCATGCGTATCGTCGAGAGCGCGCACAGCCACCAGTCCGCCCAGCGCGCGGTCGAGCTTGTCCACGCAGGCGAGGCGCAGCTCCTGATGAAGGGCGCCCTCCACACCGACGAGCTGATGGGCGCCGTCGTCGCCCGCAGCGGAGGGCTGCGCACCGAGCGGCGCATCAGCCACGCCTATGTGATGGACGTGCCCGGCCACGCCGAGCCGATCATCATCACCGATGCGGCCATCAACATTGCGCCCGACCTCGCCTGCAAGGCCGACATCATCCGCAACGCCATCGACCTTGCCCATGTCATCGGCAAGGAGACCCCGCGCGTCGCGATCCTGGCGGCGGTCGAGACGGTGAACCCGGCCATGCCCGCAACGCTCGACGCCGCGGCGCTGTGCAAGATGGCCGACCGGGGCCAGATCACCGGAGGCCTGCTCGACGGGCCGCTCGCCTTCGACAACGCCGTGAGCGAGAGCGCCGCGCGCGAGAAAGGCATCGTCTCGCCCGTGGCGGGCAAGGCCGACATCCTCGTCGTGCCCGATCTGGAGGCGGGCAACATGCTCGCCAAGCAGCTTACCTTCCTCAGCGATGCGGACGCGGCGGGCGTCGTCCTGGGCGCGCGCGTACCGATGATCCTGACCAGCCGGGCCGACAGCCTGCGCACGCGGCTTGCCTCCTGCGCCGTCGCGGTGCTGATGGCCCGCGCCCAGACCATGGCCGCACCGGGGCTTGCCGAATGA
- a CDS encoding acetate/propionate family kinase: MKAIVSLNSGSSSIKFGVFRLDEGNHPVHSAGGKFEKISIAPSLRIATDAGEVLLEKDWPEGAHLTHADLLDFLFDWATRHIESGTIVAIGHRVVHGGTRFVAPQRVTPELLDELEALSPLAPLHQPHNLVAIRTLARLAPDLPQVACFDTAFHHDKPEVAARMAIPRSLHEAGIRRYGFHGLSYEYIARTLARLDPALAHGKVIAAHLGNGASLCAMANGRSIDTTMGFTALDGLMMGTRCGRLDPGVVLHLQTQMGYSAKAVETMLYRQSGLLGVSGISSDMRALAASREPAAREAVELFAYRTAREIGALTASLQGLDGLVFTAGIGENDAALRADICARLGWLGLILDEEANAAHAPLISAPESRIAVRVIPTDEERMIALHTLRILCGDLP; the protein is encoded by the coding sequence ATGAAGGCCATCGTCAGCCTGAACTCGGGCTCCTCCAGCATCAAGTTCGGCGTCTTCCGCCTCGATGAAGGCAACCATCCGGTCCATTCGGCGGGCGGCAAGTTCGAGAAGATCAGCATCGCGCCCAGCCTGCGCATCGCCACCGACGCGGGCGAGGTGCTGCTGGAGAAGGACTGGCCCGAGGGCGCGCACCTGACCCACGCGGACCTGCTCGACTTCCTGTTCGACTGGGCCACCCGCCACATCGAAAGCGGGACCATCGTCGCCATCGGCCACCGTGTCGTCCATGGCGGCACGCGCTTCGTTGCGCCGCAGCGGGTGACACCCGAGCTGCTCGACGAACTGGAGGCGCTCTCCCCCCTCGCCCCGCTGCACCAGCCGCACAACCTCGTCGCGATCCGCACGCTGGCGCGGCTTGCCCCCGACCTCCCGCAGGTCGCCTGCTTCGACACCGCCTTTCACCACGACAAGCCCGAAGTCGCCGCGCGTATGGCCATCCCGCGCAGCCTCCACGAGGCCGGGATCCGGCGCTACGGATTTCATGGCCTGTCCTACGAATACATCGCGCGCACCCTCGCCCGGCTCGATCCGGCGCTGGCGCACGGCAAGGTCATCGCCGCGCATCTGGGCAACGGGGCCAGCCTGTGCGCGATGGCCAATGGGCGCAGCATCGACACGACCATGGGCTTCACCGCGCTCGACGGGTTGATGATGGGGACACGCTGCGGGCGGCTCGATCCCGGCGTTGTCCTGCACCTCCAGACCCAGATGGGCTACAGCGCCAAGGCCGTCGAGACGATGCTCTACCGCCAGTCGGGATTGCTGGGCGTGTCCGGCATCTCCAGCGACATGCGCGCACTGGCTGCAAGCCGCGAGCCCGCCGCACGCGAGGCGGTCGAACTCTTCGCCTACCGCACCGCGCGCGAGATCGGCGCGCTTACCGCCTCGCTCCAGGGTCTTGACGGTCTCGTCTTCACCGCAGGCATCGGCGAGAACGATGCCGCCTTGCGCGCCGATATCTGCGCGCGCCTTGGCTGGCTTGGCCTCATCCTCGATGAAGAGGCCAACGCCGCCCATGCCCCCCTTATCTCCGCGCCCGAAAGCCGTATCGCCGTGCGCGTGATCCCCACCGACGAGGAGCGCATGATCGCGCTCCACACCCTTCGCATCCTCTGTGGAGACCTGCCATGA